Proteins encoded in a region of the Nitrospira sp. genome:
- a CDS encoding class I SAM-dependent DNA methyltransferase, producing MPNVSNIVKTIQDIMRKDAGTYGDAQRLEQLGWMFFLKIFDDSERQRELFDDAYKSPLPKHLRWRTWATDAEGITGEALLDFVDNTLLPKLENLSGGADKIAGLIRMTFKDVNNYMKNGTLMRQVINKINDIDFNASDDRHMFGDIYEKLLKDLQSAGNAGEFYTPRAVTQFIVEQVNPSLKKRETILDPACGTGGFLVCAIEHLRKQAKTEADEAFIQECFSGIEKKHLPHVLCMTNLLLHGIDVPSNVRHDNTLARPLRDWSPKERVDVIVTNPPFGGMEEDGIESNFPSEFRTRETADLFLVLLMKILKPGGRAGLVLPDGTLFGEGVKTRIKEALLNECNLHTIVRLPNGVFNPYTGIRTNLLFFTKGRPTTEVWYYEHPYPPGAKSYNKGKPIRIEEFEGERAWWGIEADGFKARVENQQAWRVSIDTIKAGNFNLDLKNPHNPDTGPGDVDHLLPEYEQLLAQIAETRAQLKAQLMAALTR from the coding sequence ATGCCTAACGTTTCGAACATCGTGAAAACCATCCAAGACATCATGCGCAAGGACGCCGGGACTTATGGCGACGCGCAACGACTCGAACAGCTCGGCTGGATGTTCTTCCTCAAGATATTTGACGATAGCGAGAGGCAGAGGGAGCTTTTCGACGACGCCTACAAATCTCCGCTTCCAAAACATCTCCGCTGGCGGACGTGGGCTACCGACGCTGAAGGGATCACAGGCGAGGCCCTCCTGGATTTTGTCGATAATACGCTGCTGCCAAAGCTTGAGAATCTTTCGGGCGGTGCTGACAAGATTGCGGGACTGATCCGCATGACGTTCAAAGACGTCAATAACTACATGAAGAACGGCACGTTGATGCGCCAGGTCATCAACAAGATCAACGACATCGATTTCAATGCGTCCGATGACCGCCATATGTTCGGCGATATCTACGAGAAGCTCCTCAAGGATCTACAGTCTGCCGGTAACGCAGGTGAGTTTTATACCCCACGGGCCGTGACGCAATTTATCGTTGAGCAGGTGAACCCCAGCCTGAAGAAGCGCGAAACTATCCTTGACCCGGCCTGTGGCACGGGAGGCTTCTTGGTCTGTGCCATTGAGCATTTGCGTAAACAGGCCAAGACCGAAGCCGATGAAGCCTTCATTCAGGAGTGTTTTTCTGGCATCGAAAAGAAACACCTGCCGCACGTCTTGTGCATGACAAACTTGCTGCTGCACGGCATTGATGTGCCTTCCAACGTGCGGCATGACAACACGCTGGCGCGCCCGCTGCGCGACTGGTCGCCCAAAGAGCGAGTGGACGTCATCGTCACGAACCCGCCGTTCGGTGGCATGGAGGAGGACGGCATCGAATCGAACTTTCCCTCAGAGTTCCGCACCCGCGAGACCGCCGATCTCTTCCTCGTGCTCCTCATGAAGATCCTCAAGCCCGGCGGCCGCGCCGGACTCGTGCTGCCTGACGGCACGCTGTTCGGCGAAGGCGTCAAAACACGCATCAAGGAAGCGCTGCTCAACGAGTGTAACCTGCATACCATCGTTCGGTTGCCCAACGGCGTCTTCAATCCCTACACCGGCATCCGTACGAATCTATTATTCTTCACCAAGGGCCGGCCTACGACAGAGGTCTGGTACTACGAGCATCCATATCCACCTGGCGCCAAGAGCTACAACAAGGGTAAACCTATCCGCATCGAGGAATTCGAAGGCGAGCGCGCCTGGTGGGGCATCGAGGCAGACGGCTTCAAAGCCCGCGTGGAGAACCAGCAGGCCTGGCGCGTCTCCATCGACACCATCAAGGCCGGCAACTTCAACCTGGACCTGAAAAACCCGCACAACCCCGACACCGGCCCCGGCGACGTGGACCACCTGCTGCCCGAGTACGAACAACTCCTCGCCCAAATCGCCGAGACACGCGCACAGTTGAAGGCTCAGCTCATGGCGGCGCTGACCCGATGA
- a CDS encoding PDDEXK nuclease domain-containing protein: MKKKPVVATRTAVAKTTPDSLAPLMTEVRKLIQSARRGVASVVDTFQVMTNFEIGRRIVEHEQKGEKRAAYGAELLKELSARLTEEFGRGFSVVNLSNMRRFFLLWQKRIQILQSPAGKLRLPSSKGRSATDPSAIIQAVTEKSNSPPFVLSWTHYVELLDINDPDERSFYEIESANSGWSVRELKRQKAASLYERLALSRDKAGIKRLAREGQIVTKPEDLFKEPLVLEFLGLEERARYSESDLESALITHLEQFLLELGKGFLFEARQKRFTFDGDHYFLDLVFYNRLLRCYVVIDLKLDKLTHQDLGQMQMYVNHYDRQVKLPEENPTVGLLLCKEKKDAVVKLTLPKGANIHAREYQLYLPSKELLKAKLLEWTRAEEAKT, translated from the coding sequence ATGAAAAAGAAGCCCGTCGTCGCTACACGAACCGCCGTGGCCAAGACTACGCCCGACAGCCTCGCTCCGCTCATGACGGAGGTGCGCAAGCTCATCCAGTCCGCCCGCCGAGGAGTTGCTTCCGTCGTCGATACGTTTCAGGTGATGACCAACTTCGAGATCGGTCGCCGCATCGTCGAGCATGAGCAGAAGGGTGAAAAGCGGGCCGCGTATGGGGCCGAACTGTTGAAGGAGCTTTCGGCGCGGCTGACGGAGGAGTTTGGGCGGGGGTTTTCTGTGGTGAACTTGTCGAATATGCGGAGATTTTTCCTCCTCTGGCAGAAGCGGATTCAGATTCTTCAGTCACCGGCTGGAAAATTGAGACTGCCCTCCTCAAAAGGCCGGTCGGCAACCGACCCATCGGCAATTATTCAGGCAGTGACTGAAAAATCGAACTCGCCCCCATTTGTCTTGAGTTGGACACATTACGTCGAGCTGCTCGACATCAACGACCCGGACGAACGGAGCTTTTACGAAATCGAGTCGGCCAACTCAGGCTGGAGCGTCCGCGAACTCAAACGCCAGAAAGCCGCCAGCCTCTATGAACGGCTCGCCCTCAGCCGCGACAAAGCCGGCATCAAGCGCCTCGCCCGCGAAGGGCAGATCGTCACGAAACCGGAAGACCTCTTCAAGGAACCCCTCGTGCTCGAATTCCTCGGTCTGGAAGAGCGCGCCCGCTACTCCGAGTCCGATCTCGAATCCGCCCTCATCACCCATCTCGAACAGTTCCTCCTCGAACTCGGCAAAGGCTTTCTCTTCGAGGCGCGGCAGAAGCGGTTCACCTTCGATGGCGACCACTACTTTCTCGACCTCGTGTTCTACAACCGCCTCCTGCGCTGCTACGTCGTCATTGATCTGAAGCTCGACAAGCTCACCCACCAGGATCTCGGCCAAATGCAGATGTATGTGAACCACTACGACCGCCAGGTGAAACTGCCGGAGGAAAACCCCACCGTCGGCCTGCTCCTGTGTAAGGAGAAGAAAGACGCCGTGGTAAAACTCACTCTGCCCAAAGGCGCCAACATCCACGCCAGGGAATACCAGCTCTACCTTCCCTCGAAGGAACTGCTCAAAGCCAAGCTCCTCGAATGGACCCGTGCTGAAGAAGCCAAGACATGA
- a CDS encoding restriction endonuclease subunit S, producing MKLETFFEKFDQFADAPDAVAKMRSLILRLAMQGKLSEPHKADDPVSELLRDVEKDKTRLGLESSAKATNGTSSILGDEPEDVVPARWTWVRFGNIARHNAGKTLDKGRNRGDLRDYITTSNLYWGFFQLNAVRQMPILDDELERCTAIKGDLLICEGGEAGRAAVWPHDRDISFQNHVHRARFFAGINPYFVQRYLEKLNATGEIEKYRKGVGISNMSGKALASIPIPLPPLAEQKRIVAKVDELMALCDRLEGQQQERETRHAVLVRAALARFADAPTPANLDLFSHKSYSIPPADLRKTILTLAVQGKLVPQDPNDEPAECALRICGVDMKRWDVTKEEERQDVPSSWTWIRFAGVGEQRLGKMLDAQKNRGELKPYLRNTNVQWMRFGLDDVKEMRVEEREEEELRLKHGDLLICEGGEPGRCAIWRDEVPEMYFQKALHRIRPCNAVLSELLALNLQIDCQNGVLANYFTGATIKHLTGRSLSSYPIPIPPLAEQRRIVAKVDQLMVLVDQLEIQLAHSRDTAEKLMEAVVTELTAH from the coding sequence ATGAAGCTGGAAACCTTCTTCGAGAAGTTCGACCAGTTCGCCGACGCGCCCGATGCGGTGGCGAAGATGCGGAGCTTGATTCTGCGATTAGCGATGCAGGGAAAGCTTTCCGAACCTCACAAAGCCGACGATCCAGTTAGCGAATTGTTGCGCGATGTAGAGAAGGACAAAACGCGGCTTGGCCTCGAAAGCTCTGCCAAAGCTACAAACGGAACCTCTAGTATCTTGGGCGATGAACCGGAGGATGTGGTTCCCGCGAGATGGACTTGGGTGCGTTTCGGTAATATTGCACGCCACAACGCTGGGAAGACACTTGATAAGGGCCGTAATCGTGGGGATCTCCGAGACTACATCACGACTTCGAATCTTTATTGGGGATTCTTCCAACTCAATGCGGTCAGGCAAATGCCGATCCTGGACGATGAGCTTGAACGCTGCACGGCGATCAAAGGAGACCTCCTCATCTGCGAAGGAGGCGAGGCCGGACGAGCCGCAGTGTGGCCGCACGATCGCGACATTTCCTTTCAAAACCATGTCCACCGAGCGCGATTCTTCGCAGGGATCAATCCTTACTTTGTTCAGCGCTATTTAGAGAAGCTCAACGCTACCGGCGAGATCGAGAAATATCGGAAGGGCGTAGGCATCTCAAACATGTCGGGCAAGGCGTTGGCGAGCATACCGATTCCCCTCCCGCCCCTCGCCGAGCAGAAACGGATTGTGGCGAAGGTGGATGAGCTAATGGCGTTGTGTGATCGGCTGGAGGGGCAGCAGCAGGAACGGGAGACGCGGCACGCCGTGCTCGTCCGCGCAGCGCTGGCCCGCTTTGCCGACGCGCCCACCCCGGCCAACCTCGACCTGTTCTCCCACAAGTCCTACAGCATCCCCCCAGCGGACCTCCGCAAAACCATTCTTACTCTCGCCGTCCAAGGCAAACTCGTCCCTCAAGACCCTAACGACGAACCGGCGGAGTGTGCGCTTCGTATATGTGGTGTTGATATGAAGCGATGGGATGTCACGAAAGAGGAGGAGCGACAGGATGTCCCGAGTTCATGGACTTGGATTAGGTTCGCAGGAGTTGGCGAACAGCGGCTTGGGAAGATGCTCGATGCACAAAAGAACCGTGGGGAGTTGAAGCCCTATCTCAGAAACACTAACGTGCAGTGGATGCGGTTCGGACTCGACGATGTGAAGGAAATGCGCGTTGAAGAACGGGAAGAAGAGGAACTTCGGCTAAAGCATGGCGACTTATTGATTTGTGAAGGTGGAGAGCCAGGTCGGTGCGCCATCTGGCGCGACGAAGTTCCTGAAATGTATTTCCAGAAAGCCCTGCATCGCATTCGTCCATGCAATGCAGTCCTTTCTGAGCTCTTGGCGCTGAATCTTCAGATTGACTGCCAAAACGGGGTGCTCGCAAACTACTTCACGGGTGCAACAATCAAGCACCTCACAGGGCGCTCCCTGAGCTCGTATCCAATCCCTATTCCACCCCTTGCCGAGCAACGCCGCATTGTCGCCAAAGTGGATCAACTGATGGTCTTGGTAGACCAGTTGGAAATCCAGCTTGCGCATTCTCGTGATACCGCCGAGAAACTCATGGAAGCCGTGGTCACTGAACTGACTGCCCACTAA
- a CDS encoding GntG family PLP-dependent aldolase: protein MIDLRSDTVTQPTDAMRKAMARAEVGDDVYGEDPTVNRLQDMAAALLGKRAALFVPSGTMGNQLAIRAHTQPGQEVIVESKSHIVRYEQGAAGALAGVQLHWVVGERGIMTAEQVEAAIRPTDPYSIPTGLICIENTHNSGGGTIYSLSTIEKIRAIATKHGIPMHLDGARLFNAVAATTLPAATYAQHFETVSFCLSKGLGAPAGSLLVSSDIPLIERARRFRRMYGGAMRQSGILAAAGIHALEHHVARLKHDHDHAKKLARALQQIPAVRIAPQHVETNIVIFDVPDHRLAPADLVTQLKDHGVLIHAIGGRSFRAVTHLNISTKQIDEAAEVFAQVLR from the coding sequence ATGATCGATCTCCGCAGCGACACCGTCACGCAACCCACCGATGCCATGCGCAAAGCGATGGCGCGCGCCGAAGTGGGGGACGATGTCTATGGGGAAGACCCGACCGTCAATCGACTGCAGGACATGGCCGCCGCCTTGCTCGGCAAACGCGCCGCGCTGTTCGTACCCTCCGGCACCATGGGCAACCAGTTGGCGATCCGTGCGCACACCCAGCCGGGACAGGAAGTCATCGTCGAGAGCAAGTCGCACATCGTGCGGTATGAACAGGGCGCCGCCGGCGCCCTCGCGGGCGTCCAGTTGCATTGGGTCGTCGGCGAGCGCGGCATCATGACGGCTGAACAGGTCGAAGCGGCGATCAGACCCACAGATCCGTACTCCATTCCGACGGGACTCATCTGCATCGAAAACACACACAACAGCGGCGGTGGCACCATCTATTCGCTGTCGACCATTGAAAAAATTCGCGCCATCGCGACGAAGCACGGAATCCCGATGCATCTCGACGGCGCCCGACTGTTCAATGCCGTCGCCGCGACGACCCTGCCGGCCGCCACCTATGCGCAACATTTCGAAACGGTGTCCTTCTGCCTCTCCAAGGGTCTCGGGGCGCCGGCCGGCTCCCTGCTGGTCTCCAGCGATATCCCGCTGATCGAACGCGCCCGCCGCTTCCGCCGCATGTACGGCGGGGCCATGCGCCAGTCCGGCATCCTCGCGGCCGCCGGCATTCATGCGCTCGAGCATCATGTCGCCCGACTGAAGCACGATCATGACCATGCCAAGAAACTCGCGCGTGCATTGCAGCAGATTCCGGCCGTACGCATCGCGCCACAACATGTCGAGACCAACATTGTGATCTTCGATGTCCCCGACCATCGCCTGGCCCCGGCTGATCTCGTGACCCAACTCAAGGACCACGGCGTGCTCATCCACGCGATCGGAGGCCGCAGCTTTCGCGCCGTCACCCATTTAAATATTTCAACGAAACAGATCGACGAAGCCGCCGAAGTCTTTGCCCAAGTCCTCCGCTGA
- the gnd gene encoding decarboxylating 6-phosphogluconate dehydrogenase — protein MELGFIGLGKMGMNMVTRLRRDNHRVVVFDRSADLVKQAEGQGCVAATSLPDLIGKLTAPRTVWVMVPSGAPTEETVQAVAALLQPGDTIVDGGNTRFHDDVRRAADLKKKQLHYVDAGTSGGIWGLKVGYCLMIGGEEAPVKRLTPLFTTLAPENGWAHVGGPGAGHYVKMVHNGIEYSMMQGYAEGFELMSKSEYNLDLGRVADLWMHGSVVRSWLLELAVDALKDDPRLDKLKGFVQDSGEGRWMIADAIEKDVPVPTLTTALFTRFRSRQDQSFAEKMLAALRNAFGGHAVRR, from the coding sequence ATGGAACTGGGATTTATCGGGCTCGGGAAAATGGGCATGAACATGGTCACCCGGCTGCGGCGGGACAACCACCGGGTGGTCGTCTTCGATCGCTCGGCAGATCTCGTCAAACAGGCTGAGGGACAAGGCTGCGTGGCAGCCACATCACTCCCCGATCTGATCGGCAAACTGACCGCCCCGCGCACCGTCTGGGTCATGGTGCCATCGGGCGCGCCGACCGAAGAAACCGTGCAAGCCGTCGCCGCCTTGCTTCAGCCGGGTGACACGATTGTCGATGGCGGAAACACCCGGTTTCACGATGACGTTCGTCGGGCCGCCGACCTCAAGAAGAAGCAACTCCATTACGTCGACGCCGGCACCAGCGGCGGGATTTGGGGGCTCAAGGTCGGCTACTGCCTGATGATCGGTGGGGAAGAAGCCCCGGTGAAACGGCTCACCCCGCTCTTCACGACACTGGCACCCGAAAACGGTTGGGCCCACGTGGGCGGACCAGGCGCCGGGCACTACGTGAAAATGGTGCACAACGGCATCGAGTACAGCATGATGCAGGGCTACGCCGAGGGATTCGAATTGATGTCCAAGAGTGAATACAACCTGGACCTGGGCCGCGTGGCCGACCTCTGGATGCATGGCAGCGTGGTGCGCTCGTGGCTGCTGGAACTGGCCGTCGACGCACTGAAGGACGACCCCAGACTCGATAAGCTCAAGGGCTTTGTGCAGGATTCCGGCGAGGGACGCTGGATGATCGCGGACGCGATTGAAAAGGACGTACCGGTTCCCACGCTCACCACGGCCCTCTTCACGCGCTTCCGCTCCAGGCAGGATCAGTCCTTTGCGGAAAAAATGCTGGCGGCGCTGCGTAACGCCTTCGGCGGGCATGCCGTACGGCGGTAA
- the zwf gene encoding glucose-6-phosphate dehydrogenase, translating into MPTSQSRIEISPAQETLPPVEPTTLVIFGGSGDLAKRRLIPALYNLLLDGLMPSNFVVLGLGRKSMSDEEFRATVRDGVVKHSRQALIEDTWAAFASHLFYMAGENDDPNTYVRLKARAEELERVFQLPGNRIFYLSIPPSSFTPVCEGLSSSGVAIKANGQAPYARIIVEKPVGRDLKSAQEINAVTGRVFDESQIFRIDHYLGKETVQNLMVVRFANSIFEPIWNHQHIDHVQITVSEAEGVGTRASYYEEAGALRDMVQNHILQLLCLVAMEPPYSLDPDVVRNAKMEVLRCLRPITGKDVETFTARAQYTEGTAHGEAVPGYRREKGVNPTSTTETYVAVKCFVENWRWSGVPFYLRTGKALPLRASEVAVQFKDIPQILFNANGLSPQAPNVLTLRIQPEEGLSLRIVSRVPGTRAQTHPVEMNFKYGEVFGRPSPEAYERLLLDVMAGDASRFMRRDAVEASWAWITQILEGWQQSGQRWLPEYQAGTWGPVEADRLIQNDGRSWRTL; encoded by the coding sequence ATGCCCACATCACAATCACGCATTGAGATCAGTCCGGCTCAGGAGACCCTGCCTCCCGTCGAGCCGACGACACTCGTCATCTTCGGAGGATCGGGCGATCTCGCCAAACGCCGATTGATCCCGGCGCTCTACAATCTGCTCCTCGACGGGCTCATGCCGTCGAACTTTGTCGTGCTCGGACTCGGCCGCAAGTCGATGAGCGACGAAGAGTTTCGCGCGACCGTGCGCGACGGTGTGGTGAAACACTCCCGCCAGGCGCTCATCGAAGATACGTGGGCCGCCTTTGCCAGCCATCTCTTTTACATGGCCGGTGAAAACGACGACCCGAATACCTATGTCCGGTTGAAAGCCCGCGCCGAAGAACTCGAGCGCGTGTTTCAGTTGCCGGGCAACCGCATTTTCTACCTCAGTATCCCGCCGAGTTCATTTACCCCAGTATGCGAAGGGCTCTCTAGTTCCGGGGTGGCCATCAAAGCCAACGGACAAGCCCCCTATGCCCGCATCATTGTCGAGAAGCCGGTCGGACGCGATTTGAAATCGGCCCAGGAAATCAATGCCGTCACCGGTCGGGTGTTCGACGAATCGCAGATCTTCCGAATCGATCACTATTTGGGCAAAGAAACCGTTCAGAATCTGATGGTCGTGCGATTTGCGAACAGCATCTTCGAACCGATCTGGAACCACCAGCACATCGACCACGTCCAGATCACGGTGAGCGAGGCCGAAGGCGTCGGAACCAGGGCCAGCTACTACGAGGAAGCCGGCGCATTGCGCGACATGGTCCAGAACCACATACTCCAACTGCTCTGCCTGGTGGCGATGGAGCCGCCCTACTCGCTCGACCCGGATGTGGTCCGCAACGCTAAGATGGAGGTGCTCCGCTGCCTGCGCCCGATCACCGGCAAAGATGTCGAGACATTTACGGCGCGCGCGCAATACACCGAAGGGACCGCCCACGGCGAAGCAGTGCCGGGCTATCGTCGGGAGAAAGGCGTGAACCCTACCTCGACCACGGAAACCTATGTGGCGGTGAAATGTTTCGTCGAAAACTGGCGCTGGTCCGGCGTGCCGTTTTACTTGCGCACCGGGAAAGCCCTACCGCTCCGCGCGAGTGAAGTGGCGGTGCAGTTCAAAGACATCCCTCAGATTCTCTTCAACGCCAACGGACTATCACCACAGGCACCGAATGTGCTGACCTTGCGCATCCAGCCGGAAGAAGGCCTGTCGCTCCGCATCGTCTCACGCGTTCCTGGGACGAGAGCGCAAACCCACCCCGTCGAAATGAATTTCAAATATGGAGAAGTGTTCGGCAGACCGTCACCTGAGGCTTATGAACGGCTGCTCTTGGACGTGATGGCCGGTGACGCCTCACGCTTCATGCGCCGCGACGCCGTGGAAGCTTCCTGGGCCTGGATCACTCAGATCCTCGAAGGGTGGCAACAGTCCGGCCAGCGCTGGCTCCCCGAGTACCAAGCCGGCACCTGGGGACCGGTCGAAGCCGACCGCCTCATCCAGAACGATGGCCGCTCCTGGCGGACGCTCTAG
- a CDS encoding thioredoxin domain-containing protein translates to MPSPLQPVTDADFDRVVERAMVPVLVEFWKPGCGHCKVLMKELEQLQGELGEKVLVLTMNVDENFQIPAELEVSSLPALALYRRGLFERFIGGLGKKEEILRQLQIG, encoded by the coding sequence ATGCCCTCACCCCTCCAACCGGTGACCGACGCGGATTTCGATCGGGTGGTCGAACGCGCCATGGTTCCGGTACTCGTCGAGTTCTGGAAGCCGGGCTGCGGCCATTGCAAAGTGTTAATGAAGGAACTGGAACAGCTGCAGGGTGAACTTGGAGAGAAGGTCCTGGTTCTGACTATGAATGTCGACGAGAATTTTCAGATCCCGGCCGAATTAGAAGTGTCCTCGCTTCCGGCCCTCGCTCTCTATCGCCGCGGCTTATTTGAACGATTTATTGGTGGGCTGGGGAAGAAAGAGGAAATCCTGCGGCAGCTTCAGATCGGTTGA
- a CDS encoding GDSL-type esterase/lipase family protein, with protein sequence MPPVRIICFGDSLTAGFQSPTREHPQGGSTPYGESLQERLGSAGQVSISGICGELTGEMVMRFRKDVLAHAPHYVVILGGTNDLGWNGPTHEIMRNLVKMYEQTLAAGGVPVPVTVPSLRVEDAGNSREGMDWVAGHLERRYELNHLILDYGRTKNLSAIDLFTATAEPETNLLAREYSNDGLHLTTAGYRLFADLVYQQVLQPALSKSS encoded by the coding sequence ATGCCGCCTGTTCGGATCATCTGCTTCGGTGACAGCCTGACCGCGGGGTTCCAATCTCCCACAAGAGAACACCCTCAAGGCGGCTCCACGCCCTATGGAGAATCACTACAAGAGAGACTCGGATCGGCCGGGCAGGTTTCTATCAGCGGGATCTGCGGCGAACTCACGGGGGAAATGGTCATGCGATTCCGGAAGGATGTGCTGGCGCACGCGCCTCACTATGTCGTGATCCTGGGCGGAACCAACGATTTAGGGTGGAACGGACCGACGCATGAAATCATGCGCAATCTAGTGAAGATGTACGAGCAGACCCTGGCTGCCGGAGGAGTGCCGGTGCCCGTAACGGTGCCGTCTTTGCGAGTCGAGGATGCAGGGAACAGTCGTGAAGGAATGGACTGGGTCGCCGGTCATTTAGAGCGGCGGTACGAGCTGAATCATTTGATTCTCGACTATGGTCGAACGAAGAATCTCTCGGCCATCGATCTCTTCACCGCCACAGCTGAGCCTGAGACGAATCTGTTAGCCCGTGAATATTCTAACGACGGATTGCACCTCACCACCGCCGGCTATCGCCTTTTTGCTGACCTGGTGTATCAGCAAGTCCTCCAACCTGCCTTGTCAAAGTCCTCGTAG
- a CDS encoding HD domain-containing protein, giving the protein MSDFKLVQPAAKNDQTQPLLTHEKSLSQKIGHGSEAGDILDQQLVMLGFQLITQLNTLIKTSKIHGRTNAALDKPVETMLTLIQTLAHDQPVTLRLQNDFLFLGESHLKVNAQQMAVIGSIIDSLNKWKIGGLTFGSAVTSKDLREFAYLFVSLDPATKSVDDFRQELKAREVNGIDLEDPRELELHEDLNTGSGSGKPGETTTDPKVQHKIQSKNAYAKAASAVGGLEKSVRDGGTVNFKQAKRAIQNIVDLMMQDEATLLGLTTLRCHDQYTHNHSVNVSLLSIALANRTGYPKVALADLGLAALFHDMGKSTIPLEVLNKPGEFSDEEWVAMRNHPTEGVLSLAELRGITNLPARMAAASFEHHMNLDYSGYPKLKTPWKLSLTGRILMIADCYDAMTSSRVYRREPMSPSKVLNIMFGKSGKSFDATLLKLFVNCVGIVPIGSLVMLNTDELAVVLKPAVERADAERPLVKVIADPEGNLMDSGPELDLTGKDASGDYRHSIVRLIDNTEHQFDTSRYFV; this is encoded by the coding sequence GTGAGTGACTTCAAGCTCGTTCAGCCAGCCGCTAAAAACGACCAGACGCAGCCGCTGCTGACCCACGAGAAATCCCTGTCGCAAAAAATCGGCCACGGATCCGAGGCCGGCGACATCCTCGATCAGCAACTCGTCATGCTGGGCTTCCAGCTGATTACCCAACTCAACACACTCATCAAGACCTCAAAGATTCATGGCCGGACGAACGCCGCGCTGGACAAGCCGGTTGAGACCATGCTCACGCTGATTCAAACGCTGGCCCACGATCAGCCGGTGACCTTACGACTGCAAAACGACTTTCTGTTCCTCGGCGAAAGTCACCTGAAGGTCAATGCCCAACAGATGGCCGTCATCGGCAGCATCATCGATTCACTGAACAAGTGGAAAATTGGCGGCCTGACATTTGGTTCCGCCGTGACATCGAAGGACCTTCGGGAATTCGCCTATCTCTTCGTCAGTCTGGATCCCGCCACAAAATCCGTGGACGACTTCCGGCAAGAGCTGAAAGCGCGCGAAGTCAATGGCATCGACTTGGAAGATCCTCGCGAGTTGGAGCTCCACGAGGACTTGAATACCGGATCCGGTTCGGGGAAGCCTGGTGAAACAACCACGGACCCGAAAGTCCAACACAAAATCCAGTCCAAGAATGCCTATGCCAAAGCCGCCAGCGCCGTCGGAGGGCTCGAGAAGTCTGTGCGGGATGGCGGCACGGTCAATTTCAAGCAGGCGAAGCGAGCCATCCAGAACATCGTGGATTTGATGATGCAGGACGAGGCCACCCTCTTGGGATTGACCACCCTGCGATGCCACGATCAATACACGCACAACCACTCGGTCAACGTCTCCTTGCTCTCGATTGCCTTGGCCAACCGTACCGGCTATCCCAAGGTTGCGCTGGCGGATCTCGGATTGGCTGCGCTGTTTCACGACATGGGCAAATCGACGATTCCCCTTGAAGTGCTGAATAAGCCCGGCGAGTTTTCCGACGAAGAATGGGTCGCGATGCGGAATCATCCGACCGAAGGCGTACTGAGCCTCGCGGAGTTGCGTGGAATTACCAATCTTCCCGCCCGCATGGCCGCCGCCTCATTCGAGCATCACATGAATCTCGATTACTCCGGCTATCCTAAGTTGAAGACGCCCTGGAAACTGTCGCTCACCGGTCGCATCCTGATGATTGCCGACTGTTACGACGCCATGACCTCCTCACGCGTGTACCGGCGCGAACCGATGTCGCCCTCCAAGGTGCTGAACATCATGTTCGGCAAGTCGGGGAAAAGTTTTGACGCAACGCTCTTGAAGCTATTCGTCAACTGCGTCGGCATCGTCCCCATCGGCAGCCTCGTCATGCTGAATACCGACGAGCTGGCCGTCGTCCTCAAACCCGCGGTCGAGCGAGCCGATGCCGAACGACCGCTGGTGAAAGTCATTGCCGATCCCGAAGGGAACCTGATGGATAGCGGCCCGGAACTGGACCTCACCGGCAAAGATGCATCCGGCGACTATCGTCACAGCATCGTGCGACTCATCGACAATACGGAGCATCAATTCGACACCAGTCGCTATTTCGTCTAG